AGACTCGGGGCAACAGAGCAAACTCACTCAAGCTAGGGAATTAGCTAAACGGTTCGACCTTGACCCCGCCTATTATGTGACGATCCGGACAGCTGTGAGTCGGGGTTACACCCTCTATAACAAGGGGATTAAGGTCAAAAGTCCTAGGGGCCTGGTGGATATTAACCAATGCTCTAGCCTGGTGATGACCTTGACTCAACCATTAACAAAACAATATTTGCTCTATCCACGGGAGATCGAGGCTGATCTCCAAAGGAGTCCCTAAGAACGGCTGGAGAATCTGCACGGGAGGAAGAGAGGAACTGGGCCTATTTCCGTTTGCCTTTAACCCGCTGTTCTTTTTGTTCCCGATCTAAACGCCGCCGATCTCGCCATTCCGCAAAGGTTAAATAGCTAATGCCGCCGGTAATCGCCAGGAGCAGGCCCAGGGCAACCAAGATCAGGACATTAACAACTGAAGTTTCCACAAGCAATTAAAGATTTAGCCCCACTTACATGCCGTGACGGCCCCAAACAACGAGGGCAATGGAAACGGTAAAGAGTCCTAAAACACCAACCCAACCCAAGGAAAGAATATCCATAACGACCCTTGACTAACTTTCTAGGCGTTAACAACAGCCCCCATTTTAACTCAGGTTGGCTATGGGTAATACCGAGAAAATCCCGACAAATTAGGGTTGTTCTGGGGTTGAGACCACATCGGGTAAGGGCCGTTGCCAGCGATAGAGCCAGAGCAGACCTCCCAGGCCAATCAGAATAAACACGAGGCTCATGACTTGGGCAATGCGTAGGGGCCCCAGCATTAAACTATCGGTACGCAGGCCTTCAATCCAAAGCCGGCCAGCCCCATATCCCAAGGCATAGATAAAAATAAGGGTTCCTGGCCGGGCCTGGGGAAACCGAAAAAATACCCAGAGCAAAATCCCCAGTAGCCCCAGGTTCCAAATGGATTCATAGAGAAAGGTGGGATGAAAGGAGTCAAATTGACGTAGGTTGGGGGGGCGGCGGTTGAGGGGAATGTAGAGCTTCCAGGGTAGGTTGGTTGGATCCCCAAAAGCCTCAGAGTTGAAAAAGTTGCCCCAACGGCCCATGGCCTGGCCCAAAATCAGGGAGGGCGCAATCACGTCTAATAACTGCCAGAGGGAGATTTTACGGAGCTTACTAAAAATCAGGGTTGCCACCAGTCCCCCGAGAATGGCCCCATGAATGGCGATGCCCCCCTGCCACACTTGGATAATCTGTTCAGGGTGCTGGTGGTAATAGTCCCACTCAAAGGCAACGTAATAGAGGCGGGCGGCGGGGACGGCGGACAGGACTAACCAGATGGCTAAATCAGGAATTAAGTCCGGATCCAAGTGGCGGCGGCGGGCCAGATGTTGGGAGAGCCAAATACCGATAAATACAGCGGTGGCAATAATGACTCCATACCAGCGCAAGGTGAGGGGGCCGAGGTGAATCAGGGGGCCGGGGGAGGTAAAAAGAAAACTGACAAGGGGTGACATGGGTCTATTCTAGGAGGGTAGGCTGGAACTATTATGGGGCTGTCATGCGTCCCCAAGATTAGATTTTGGGCGTTGGTTGAGGTGAGTTGTCATGCCAGGCCAGGAACAAAAACGGATACGCGGCTGGGGGTGGGGTCTGGGCCTGGTGGCGTTGGTGGCCATTGGTGGCACGGCCTGGTGGACATTTCAATCGCAAGCCCCGCAGAGTGTTGCCCCCACGCCAACTAGTTCTCCGGCAGTAGTCTCTGGACAGGTAGAGCTTTACTGGTTAAACGCGGATGGGACTGGCCTGGTGAAAACCCCCCTGAACTTGGGGCCGATTCCAGAGAATGCCAGCACTGTAGAGGTTCTAACCGCCGGATTTAGCCAACTGTTATCCGGGCCTGATGCACCGACCTTGACCACCACGATTCCGGCTGGAACAAAGCTAGAGACTCTGGACGTTAAGCCCGATGGCATTTATATTAATTTATCTAAGGAATTTAAAGAGGGGGGTGGAAGTACCTCCATGCAAGGGCGATTAGGACAGGTGCTATATACGGCAACCAGTTTAAATCCAACTCAGCCGGTCTGGTTATCCGTCAATGGTCAGCCCCTAACGGTTTTGGGTGGCGA
Above is a window of Pseudocalidococcus azoricus BACA0444 DNA encoding:
- a CDS encoding GerMN domain-containing protein; translation: MPGQEQKRIRGWGWGLGLVALVAIGGTAWWTFQSQAPQSVAPTPTSSPAVVSGQVELYWLNADGTGLVKTPLNLGPIPENASTVEVLTAGFSQLLSGPDAPTLTTTIPAGTKLETLDVKPDGIYINLSKEFKEGGGSTSMQGRLGQVLYTATSLNPTQPVWLSVNGQPLTVLGGEGLEVKQPLTRAEFEQSFALTPSKTQE
- the lgt gene encoding prolipoprotein diacylglyceryl transferase — encoded protein: MSPLVSFLFTSPGPLIHLGPLTLRWYGVIIATAVFIGIWLSQHLARRRHLDPDLIPDLAIWLVLSAVPAARLYYVAFEWDYYHQHPEQIIQVWQGGIAIHGAILGGLVATLIFSKLRKISLWQLLDVIAPSLILGQAMGRWGNFFNSEAFGDPTNLPWKLYIPLNRRPPNLRQFDSFHPTFLYESIWNLGLLGILLWVFFRFPQARPGTLIFIYALGYGAGRLWIEGLRTDSLMLGPLRIAQVMSLVFILIGLGGLLWLYRWQRPLPDVVSTPEQP
- the petN gene encoding cytochrome b6-f complex subunit PetN, producing MDILSLGWVGVLGLFTVSIALVVWGRHGM